A region from the Acyrthosiphon pisum isolate AL4f chromosome A1, pea_aphid_22Mar2018_4r6ur, whole genome shotgun sequence genome encodes:
- the LOC100163196 gene encoding alanine--glyoxylate aminotransferase 2, mitochondrial isoform X1, whose amino-acid sequence MKNIRNKFKGINKHYTTSRLYPKLPPIDFKPLPYKGVSYEKAQSMQLDNVFPQVQMYEEPLLLHEGKMQWLFDHKGKRYLDMFGGIATVSVGHCHPRITEAIAEQSGILGHVSGAYEHPKMYEYVEALVSKMPGDLKTVYLVNSGSEANELAMQLVRLHTGNQDVLSIQNCYHGVSGNLHGLTALASVKYNNMSAGNFIHHAMCPDVFKGIWGGKKCRDSPVQTQRSCECDRVRCHAADKYYEQLEDIFSYSIPRGKVAGFFAESIQGVGGIVQFPRGYLKRVYELIRSNGGLCVADEVQTGFGRTGEHFWNFQSHGVTPDIVTMAKGIGNGFPMAAVVTTPAIARSLNSGFHFNTFGGNPVSCAVGVSVLKVIDEEGLQKNCLDVGTYFLEKLCGMRREWKIIGDVRGKGLMIGVELIDGDQDDSDKGIINPLNCRAISRIKNDCLKMGLLFGVGGVRSNVLRFMPPMCVTKADVDFTIAVLRRAMQNYYEAKYRNNL is encoded by the exons ATGAAAAATATCCGGaataaatttaaag gcatcaataaacattatacaacgTCAAGGCTGTATCCCAAATTACCTCCGATTGACTTCAAACCTTTACCGTACAAA ggCGTTTCTTACGAAAAAGCACAGTCTATGCAATTGGACAATGTGTTTCCTCAAGTACAGATGTACGAAGAACCTCTACTTTTACATGAAGGTAAAATGCAATGGTTGTTCGATCACAAAGGCAAGCGGTACTTGGACATGTTTGGAGGCATAGCGACCGTTAGCGTAGGTCACTGTCATCC ACGAATTACTGAAGCAATCGCCGAGCAGTCAGGTATTTTGGGTCACGTGTCCGGAGCGTACGAGCATCCGAAAATGTATGAGTACGTGGAAGCGCTTGTATCAAAAATGCCAGGAGATCTAAAG ACTGTGTACCTGGTAAACAGCGGTTCTGAAGCCAACGAACTAGCGATGCAGCTGGTTCGACTGCATACCGGAAACCAGGACGTGCTATCCATTCAGAACTGTTACCACGGTGTGTCCGGAAATTTACATGGGCTGACAGCATTGGCGTCTGTCAAGTACAACAACATGTCTGCTGGCAATTTCATTCACCACGCGATGTGCCCGGACGTGTTCAAAGGTATCTGGGGCGGGAAGAAGTGCAGGGACTCTCCGGTGCAGACGCAGCGATCATGCGAATGTGACCGGGTTCGTTGTCACGCAGCCGACAAGTACTATGAACAGCTAGAGGATATTTTCTCGTATTCGATACCCCGTGGCAAGGTGGCCGGGTTTTTTGCAGAGTCCATTCAG GGCGTCGGTGGAATCGTCCAATTCCCGAGGGGTTATTTAAAAAGAGTCTACGAGTTGATCAGAAGCAACGGTGGTCTGTGCGTGGCCGACGAAGTGCAGACGGGCTTCGGTAGAACTGGTGAACACTTTTGGAACTTTCAATCACACGGTGTCACACCGGACATTGTGACAATGGCCAAAGGCATCGGGAACGGTTTTCCTATGGCCGCTGTCGTGACGACGCCCGCGATTGCGCGGTCATTGAATTCGGGTTTTCATTTCAACACGTTCGGCGGCAATCCTGTTTCGTGTGCCGTAGGTGTGTCGGTGTTAAAG GTAATCGACGAAGAAGGTTTGCAGAAAAACTGTTTGGACGTGGGAACATATTTCCTAGAAAAGTTGTGCGGCATGAGACGTGAGTGGAAAATAATCGGTGACGTACGAGGCAAAGGACTGATGATCGGTGTGGAGTTGATAGACGGCGATCAAGACGATAGCGACAAGGGCATAATTAATCCACTAAATTGCAGAGCTATTTCCCGTATTAAAAACGATTGCTTAAAAATGGGACTTTTATTTGGGGTCGGCGGAGTTCGAtcaaat GTACTGCGCTTTATGCCTCCTATGTGTGTAACGAAAGCTGACGTGGATTTCACTATTGCAGTTTTGAGACGAGCTATGCAAAATTATTACGAAGCTAAATACCGtaataatctttaa
- the LOC100163196 gene encoding alanine--glyoxylate aminotransferase 2, mitochondrial isoform X2, translated as MQLDNVFPQVQMYEEPLLLHEGKMQWLFDHKGKRYLDMFGGIATVSVGHCHPRITEAIAEQSGILGHVSGAYEHPKMYEYVEALVSKMPGDLKTVYLVNSGSEANELAMQLVRLHTGNQDVLSIQNCYHGVSGNLHGLTALASVKYNNMSAGNFIHHAMCPDVFKGIWGGKKCRDSPVQTQRSCECDRVRCHAADKYYEQLEDIFSYSIPRGKVAGFFAESIQGVGGIVQFPRGYLKRVYELIRSNGGLCVADEVQTGFGRTGEHFWNFQSHGVTPDIVTMAKGIGNGFPMAAVVTTPAIARSLNSGFHFNTFGGNPVSCAVGVSVLKVIDEEGLQKNCLDVGTYFLEKLCGMRREWKIIGDVRGKGLMIGVELIDGDQDDSDKGIINPLNCRAISRIKNDCLKMGLLFGVGGVRSNVLRFMPPMCVTKADVDFTIAVLRRAMQNYYEAKYRNNL; from the exons ATGCAATTGGACAATGTGTTTCCTCAAGTACAGATGTACGAAGAACCTCTACTTTTACATGAAGGTAAAATGCAATGGTTGTTCGATCACAAAGGCAAGCGGTACTTGGACATGTTTGGAGGCATAGCGACCGTTAGCGTAGGTCACTGTCATCC ACGAATTACTGAAGCAATCGCCGAGCAGTCAGGTATTTTGGGTCACGTGTCCGGAGCGTACGAGCATCCGAAAATGTATGAGTACGTGGAAGCGCTTGTATCAAAAATGCCAGGAGATCTAAAG ACTGTGTACCTGGTAAACAGCGGTTCTGAAGCCAACGAACTAGCGATGCAGCTGGTTCGACTGCATACCGGAAACCAGGACGTGCTATCCATTCAGAACTGTTACCACGGTGTGTCCGGAAATTTACATGGGCTGACAGCATTGGCGTCTGTCAAGTACAACAACATGTCTGCTGGCAATTTCATTCACCACGCGATGTGCCCGGACGTGTTCAAAGGTATCTGGGGCGGGAAGAAGTGCAGGGACTCTCCGGTGCAGACGCAGCGATCATGCGAATGTGACCGGGTTCGTTGTCACGCAGCCGACAAGTACTATGAACAGCTAGAGGATATTTTCTCGTATTCGATACCCCGTGGCAAGGTGGCCGGGTTTTTTGCAGAGTCCATTCAG GGCGTCGGTGGAATCGTCCAATTCCCGAGGGGTTATTTAAAAAGAGTCTACGAGTTGATCAGAAGCAACGGTGGTCTGTGCGTGGCCGACGAAGTGCAGACGGGCTTCGGTAGAACTGGTGAACACTTTTGGAACTTTCAATCACACGGTGTCACACCGGACATTGTGACAATGGCCAAAGGCATCGGGAACGGTTTTCCTATGGCCGCTGTCGTGACGACGCCCGCGATTGCGCGGTCATTGAATTCGGGTTTTCATTTCAACACGTTCGGCGGCAATCCTGTTTCGTGTGCCGTAGGTGTGTCGGTGTTAAAG GTAATCGACGAAGAAGGTTTGCAGAAAAACTGTTTGGACGTGGGAACATATTTCCTAGAAAAGTTGTGCGGCATGAGACGTGAGTGGAAAATAATCGGTGACGTACGAGGCAAAGGACTGATGATCGGTGTGGAGTTGATAGACGGCGATCAAGACGATAGCGACAAGGGCATAATTAATCCACTAAATTGCAGAGCTATTTCCCGTATTAAAAACGATTGCTTAAAAATGGGACTTTTATTTGGGGTCGGCGGAGTTCGAtcaaat GTACTGCGCTTTATGCCTCCTATGTGTGTAACGAAAGCTGACGTGGATTTCACTATTGCAGTTTTGAGACGAGCTATGCAAAATTATTACGAAGCTAAATACCGtaataatctttaa